AAGTAATTAAAGTACAAAGTTAGGACAATTCCTTTGGGCTATCTCAATAGGTTAATGAGCCTTCTTCCTCTGTAACTATTTACTTACTTCGGATCTCCATTTAATCAATAAAAAGTGCAactcaaaatcaataaaaatcaaCATGACTGAGTCTTTGGAACTGTGCTTTTGTCTCATAATTCAACTTAGTTCATTTCTAGCAATTGATGGTTAATTATGAAATCTTTGAACCAAGCTAACACACAGAATTTTAAACAACATACATGCAGAAAGTTAGTAAATGATTATGAAAAAAACTTATTTGAGCGTGTAATGAACTCTCCAATCTTTGGAGCATATCATCTGTAGAATTTTTTATGCAAGCTACATTTCATGAAATCACATTTCTACAAATTATATGCCCCAAGGATTGGAAAATTCATTACATGTTCAAATAAATTGTTCATAATCGTTTAGTTCACCGAGTTACAACTATTATATTAATCAAATGGCATGGACAAGTTTACTAATGGACAATTGGAGCAATAGGGATGAAGCCTATTTTAGACATGGTTTACGGTTCCAGAATCGCCAGTTACAATACAAAGCCGACGATTTCGGTTCTTCTGAAAGGTGGAACTAAACCAACCCTTATCGGGATGGTTACGATTACTGTTACAATTCTTGTATATCCAATTCATTGTAGCTTAGGCTCACAAATCGCAATTATTTGAATCGAAAAATCAGCAATAAGTCTTTTTAATCGACGAAGATTTGGGGCACGAGAGATACCCcgaatatttcaaaaaatgaaattaatcattGCATAATGCTATAGAAGAGCTTGAAGATACTTTTGTCTTAGACCGTAATGCGCGGTCAGTAGGAACCGTAGCACGCGTACCTTTGTGTTTAAACTTCACAATTGCATTCTCCCCCCCCCACCGCGTGCGCCTTCTCCTGAACTTGCTGAACTAAAGGATCCAAGTTAAAAATATCAATAACCAACGACCCCGCCTCCTTCTGCCCATCCACCACTCGGCTCCGCGATGACAAATTCCCTGCTACTTGCTCTACATGCTgaacctcctcctcctccccctcTGACCCCACCGCAAGCTCATCCGGTCTGTGACACTACCCCCCATTCTGATCATTCTCGGCTGTCTCTGCCACTTGAAAATCTAGTGCATTCCCCGCCATGCCTGTAGCCTCTTCGCATGGTGATGTGGATGAGGGCGTAACCACCAGCGCCTCATGTCCGTCACACTTCTCCCTCTCTGCCTCCACCACAGGAGCAAGCATGGCTCCCTCAGCCTATGCATCAGACTGCCCAGCCAAAGCAGCGCTCTCCTCTGCTACCGTTGGATGAGCCGAGTGCATGTCTAGCGCCTCATCCGTCGCTGCTGCTGTTGGCCTGGTAGCTGCCGCCGACGGGCCATCAGACAAAGCAGGGTCCTCGGACAAGGCCACCCCAGCCAATCCCGTGTCACTGCCTCCATCAACTCCGACGTTACCAACCTGCTTGGGGCGAAAGATCACAGCCCGTCTCTTCACCTCATGTCGTTGCGGCTCATGGCTAACATTGCTTTCCTTCTGCACAGCTACCCGCAACTCTGGATGTTTCATATGACACCCATCCATGTCATTGCCCTGACGGAAGCAGAAGGAACAATACAGAAGCAAGTTTTTAGGCTGCAGCACTTGCCAAAACCCCTCGGATTCACCAGTCCCAACTCCAACCCATACACGTTTGGGAAGAGGCTGCATCAGGTCAACCTCCACACATACACGGGCTACACTTGGTCGAGCCAGCGACGTTGTTGCAGCGTCCATGAATAGAGGCCTACCCAAGCAAGAAACTACATGAAACAAACATTCCTTCTTGAAGAAGTGAATTGGAAGCTTCGGGAGAGAAAACCAAACTGGAACTATTGATGGCTCTTTATCGACGTGGAACGATGAAGTCCATTTGAATACCTGCATTGGGCACCCAAACACATACCAGACGTTTCTTCCCCAAAGTCTGTGAAAATCCGTCTCATTAGCAAGGCGAATCAACACATGTCTCTGGTCTAAGAGACCCACTGAAATTTCCCCTCTCAAATCCAACGCCTTGAAAAACCTTTGAATGTCCTCCATGGATGGGCGCCCTTTTGAGAACTTCCCAACCAGAGCTAGCTGAAAGGCGTCTGCAATTTTCGACACATCCATCGGAGAGAAGACCACTGATGGCTCCCCTCTTCGCGTCGTCTTATCTACCTGCAATTGTAGACGTGGTTCCTCCGCTGAAGAGAAAAGTGACGAGAAAGATTTGGTATTAAACGAAGGCTGCGCCGAAGTGCTTGGATGCCCTCCAGCCTGCGGCTGAAGGGCAACCGAAGTTGCCATGGTTGAAACCCTAGTCGCACAACGCAGAGCTGAAGAGAGAATTGCGGCTAACTTTGGTAACTTTTTTTGTTCCCCCTTTAATTAACTAAGTTTAGGTTAGCCCTATTGATCATGTCTgcgaataatttttttaaacacatgtatatatatgtttgattTCACCTAAGTAGTACGAATAGCAcataatatatctctatttgaatAGAGATATATTATGTGCTATTCATAttattcaggtgaaatcaaatagatatatacatggatttaaaaaaaaattattagtttttcacTCATATTCATTTCAttactcaaaatttgaaaacaaagaagacatTTAAGCCTAAACATTATATATATGTTTGATTTCACCTAAGTAGTACGAATAGCAcataatatatctctatttgaatAGAGATATATTATGTGCTATTCATAttattcaggtgaaatcaaatagatatatacatggatttttaaaaaaaattattagtttttcacTCATATTCATTTCAttactcaaaatttgaaaacaaagaagacatTTAAGCCTAAATATTATCGAgcgtttatatcgaattaaatttggatagaaaaaataaacaaaggaaaagtatgaTAAAAAGAAGTAAGTGATTAGCacttttaaatatgaaaacaatcacaaggcaagtaattcaactgttggtcttaaaGTGGTgagtaaaaatttcagatttaaattgcaatttgtTAGCACGACTATAGAATTTAAGTTAGgatcaattaattaaatggccttattatacaactcaataaataaattattaccaaaagaaaaacatcacaaatattgaataggttcaCATGGTGAAATCATCTAGATAtatatatggtttaaaacaaaattattagttttaaaccccTGTATATATATGTTGAATAGCATATGTACAATTACGATTAACctgtttaaatgaaatcaaataaagatatattatatgctattcgtactgttcaggtgaaatcaaatagatatatacatggatttaaagaaaaaaagctattcgtacacatgatcaatgagagttgaaaaaattcattttgaaaatgtgagggacgaaataattcattttgtaaaatgttatggacaaaaaaatttattttgcgAAATGTGAGGAATTatgaatcagattatgtaaaatttgatatgacaattttgcccttaaaaatgatcacatgcaaggcaTATGGTAAATTCCGGTTAAAAATTAGTCGAAAACCTAGGTAGGAACTAAATTTGattaatgtgaatttgtaagggacgtaaaattacacttttaaaagtaagggacaaaaaaagtcatcttgtaaaatgtgagggacgttttgaacgattttcccttttaaATAATTACGCAAATATCTACAAATCAAGAGGTGGAAATACTTAAAAGATAGGAATAAATAGATAAGATAATGCTTAACAAATTTAATGGTTAGAGAGTTGTCTGTAACTCCTAGATCACAGTGTCTGTCATTTCATATTTTGGAAATAACAATTGTAAATGAGGGATAACTTAAAAGCTAAAGCAAATTACAGCAACAAAGTAAACTCAGGAATGTAGAGACAACTTGACAGTGGAATCTACTTTAGTCTATAAACTTTAAAACAGGATACTTTAATTTTTAAAGTATAAAATTTATTCTACTTGAGttcctaaaataaaaatatatccTAATTCAGTCCCCAAAATATAAAATGTATCCCACTTTAGTttgtaaattataaaagttATCCCATTTAAGTATAAAATCTGTCTGACTTTCTTCAAAGATTGTATTTTAAATGggacaaattttatattttagggactaaattatCTAATTTTAAAGTTTATAAACCAAAGTGAGAATTTAGACATAGTTAAAAGGTGTAAAGTGAAACTAACCCtaatttcattttaatttgTTCTTATCATAGTAGTCAAGAGTCAAACAAACaatttcctcaaaattttgtgtTCTCTGGCTTCACAAATGCATGTGGGTGTAACTTTAAAAATTATTTGCCTACATCAAGAGAGAACATGGTaactcgaaaaaaaaaattatgtttacAGTACATACCTTAACCTTAGTGGAATATCTTCAGGTATTCTCCTAGGGCTTGTAGGTATTTATTGGTATAGTTGTTTTGCTCATAGAGCCCATGTATATCCTCCGCATCTACAAGATCCTCTTCTTGGGCATTTTTGAGTTTAAAGGGTTTGGCACTAATTTCTATGGATTTGTCTAAAAAGGTAATGGATTTTGATGGAGGAAGTTCAGCTTGAAATTCTCCTTCTGATGTTTGTCATTTTTTTGAAACATAAACTGATGACGAGAAAGAATACTCTATTTCATTTCTCAGAGCATAGATCTCGAACCAGTCAAAGAATTGGATATGTTGTTTTGTTCTTTCTAGGAAACTGTAGAAAGCTTCATAGATTGCCTTCCGTGGTTCTCCTTCGAAGTTGTCGAAGAACCACAATCTCTTGACTTGATTTTTTATGTATAGAATTGTCTTCTGAGACTCTTTGTCGATATGATACTCAGAAGTAAGAACTCTTAGTTCTAGTAGTGGATTACTTGTCATGGTTGAATATGTGACAGATACAAGGAGATCTCGTTGGACTATATTTTCTTCAGAGGATTCACATTGATCTTCTAAAGCAGCTTCAATTTGGACTGTATATCTTGCTTGAGGGATCTTTGAAGATAGATCCAAGTTGTGGAATCTGGTAGAGATGGAAGAAGTTGAGCGTCTTCCAGTGTTTGGAATGTCCATACTGGTACTGGTCGAGAAAGATACCCTAAAACCAATGTTTTCAAacccggaccggaccggccagGTCGACCGGTTCGACCGCGACCCGGCCATGTGTCCGGTCCGGTCTATAGCTTATGTTGACTTTTATAAGAAACCGTAAAAAACCGTTCAAATCTTCAAAATCGGGTCGGACCGTGAACCGcggttttccaatttttgagtcaaaattgacaaaaaacttcaattttgaccGATCCCTAATCTTCATTTCTTCACTTCGGCGACTTCGCTAGTTCGCTCCAGTCTTCCACTCTTCCTCTTCGCACTTCAGTGACTTCACTTCGCCGCTTCGGTCTTCCTGGTTCCTCTCTCTACAATTGCCGAAATTTCCTTTTCCCCTTAATGGCTTAACTCTAATCCCTTCTCCAAAGTATGGTGTGGATCACTTTTGGGGAAACAGCGTAGATGACCACTGGTTGGCGGTGCTCGTTGTCGACTGTGGGCTGAAGGTGCGGCTGAGCAGGGTGATTGAGGTGGTGCAGCTGCGGTGCAACTGgtggtttcttgattttgtgGGAGTCTTTGCTTACTTTAAGTGGAGCTGGACTTGGGCCCTGTAGTTCTCTCCTCGGAGACGGCCTGCCGCCGGTGGACATCAACCCTTCTGCATTCAGGTCCCAAATCTTCATAATTTGAATTGCTACCTCATTTCGTTTCTGATTTCAACATGTTCTCTGTCTAGATATTGTTCTATATGTGAGTAGATATACTCTGATTGTGATTGATTCTCTTCAGTGTCGTGTTTTGCTGGTCAGTATATCCGTTTACTCAGACTGGGTTGATTGTAGCTGCTGCTTATTTTCCTGTTCACGTGTTTGAGTTTATAGAATTGTCAATCCTTTGGAAATATCAGTTCCGCTTGCCTAAATTGCTGCAAATTCCCTTGTACTTTGATTGCTTTCATTCATAAGAATTCAGTATCGTGAATCTGCTGATCAATCTATTAGCTGACTGTAACCCCGGCAAGAGTTCTTATATACTTGTTTGTGATTAATTGTGATTTGGATCTTGTCAGTGAGCTAAAGGATGGAAGGGCACCAATTGAACATTACACACATTATCCTTCAAGTTTTAGCAATTCGCTTAAATGTGTTGATCTCACGTTTTGCTTCTCAAACATGTGATATACCATATATATGTAGTGTTTAAAGGGCAAAGACTTTCATTCCACTTCCAGTTAAATAGCTTCATTTGATATACATTTTGCATACTTGGGATCTGGGAACACCCAATGTGCTattatttaaaagtatattTGATGTCTTTAAATCTCTGTGCTattatttaaaagtatattTGATGTCTTTAAATCTCTGTGCTattatttaaaagtatattTGATGTCTTTAAATCTCTGTGCTattatttaaaagtatattTGATGTCTTTAAATCTCTGTGCAAAACCCAGTTATCGTGAAGATACTTAACACCCTCAAGAAATGCACAAGGCTTAGGGAATTAACTTCACTCGTGTTAAACGGTTGTTTCATTGTCTCCATTAACCCCTTTAGATCTTTTGGTGACAGTTTCAGTTCCCAAATACGAATAGCTTTAATAATTTGTTTCAGTTTGTGTATATTAATTATTTGTTAAGACTAGTTATTTTTAAATATCTCATTTTAGGATGGAGGCTGGTAGCGGTAGTAACTCACAATGTTCACCGGGAGGACCATTCAATAGTGAGGGATCTGCAAGTCAGCCCCAAGGTCATAGGCAAAAGACAGATATAGCATGGGGATATGTTTCTGAGGGCAGAAatgcacaaggaagaaaaaccaTGACATGCACTTATTGTTTTAAAGTGTTTCATGGGGGTGGCATCCACCGAATGAAGCAACACTTGGCAGGAGTAACGGGCAGTGTTACTTCATGTCCAAATGTTGATCCAGCAGTGAGGCTTGCAATATTAACATGTTTGCAAGAGAATGATAAAAAAtctaaagaaaaaagaggagatTTTGGGGTCGAAAGTCCTTTTGGTCAACCAGTGCACGAATTTGTCGGTGATGAAGTGCAAGAGGTTCCACCTCCTCGAATAAGGGAAATTTCAATGAATGAGGCTGGTACATCATTAGgtaaaggaaagagaaaaaccACTGCCCCTACAGGTATTCATGCTTTCTTTAAGGGTGGACGTGATAGTGCTCAACCTACTATCAAAGCTTGTTTGCAAAGTAAGGATAAATGGCAAAATACTGATATGGCCATTGCTCTTTGGTTCTATGATGCATGTATTCCCATTAATGCTGTTAATtctccattttttcaaaaagctATCGATCAAATTGCATCAATGGGTCATGGTTATAAAGCTCCATCTTATCATTCTTTGCGAGTCACTTTGTTGCGAGATGCTAAGAAAGATGTGCAGTTAGTTGTTGATTCATTTCGAAATACTTGGGCTGAAACTGGATGCACTATAATGGGTGATGGATGGAAAGATAGTAGACAAAGACCATTGATTAATTTTCTGGTTTATTGTCCTAAGGGTATATCTTTTATCAAGTCTATAGATGCATCGGACATTGTGACAAATGCAGAAAATTTGTGCAATCTGTTTGTTGAAATTGTTGAAATGGTTGGTTCAAAAAATGTGGTGCATTTAGTCACTGATAATGCTAGCAATTATAAGGCTGCTGGAACtttattaaatgaaagataTCCAACTATTTGCTGGTCTCCATGTGCTGCCCATTGTATCAATTTGATTTTGAAGGATATTGGTGAAATGGGTACTGTTAAATCTCTAGTGGCTCTTGCTGCTACAGTAACTGTTTTTGTGTATAATCATAAATATGTTCGA
Above is a genomic segment from Coffea eugenioides isolate CCC68of chromosome 5, Ceug_1.0, whole genome shotgun sequence containing:
- the LOC113771360 gene encoding uncharacterized protein LOC113771360, which gives rise to MEAGSGSNSQCSPGGPFNSEGSASQPQGHRQKTDIAWGYVSEGRNAQGRKTMTCTYCFKVFHGGGIHRMKQHLAGVTGSVTSCPNVDPAVRLAILTCLQENDKKSKEKRGDFGVESPFGQPVHEFVGDEVQEVPPPRIREISMNEAGTSLGKGKRKTTAPTGIHAFFKGGRDSAQPTIKACLQSKDKWQNTDMAIALWFYDACIPINAVNSPFFQKAIDQIASMGHGYKAPSYHSLRVTLLRDAKKDVQLVVDSFRNTWAETGCTIMGDGWKDSRQRPLINFLVYCPKGISFIKSIDASDIVTNAENLCNLFVEIVEMVGSKNVVHLVTDNASNYKAAGTLLNERYPTICWSPCAAHCINLILKDIGEMGTVKSLVALAATVTVFVYNHKYVRNWLRKTNGWREIIRPGETRFATTFIALKSLHDHKDSLQALVTSGDYKKFLKMNKGKEVKQIVLDDRFWNNCLITVRIMGPIIRLLRVCDTDERPSLGYVYEGMFRAITGIKKLFRSSERLYKPYIDIINDRWDRMLRKNLHATAYFLNPAFQYDTATFSTHPEITNGLLDYIESKVDWCSVENLTREIGMYREREGSFGRKLAILTSKKDRPENWWKLFGCDAPNLQKLAIRVLSQTASSSGCERNWSVFERIHTKKRNRLEHQRLNDLVYVHYNLRLQYRHNQQKRSYDPVDYESIDKTEFWVVEEEQEGELDYEELEEELEELPIHGQCSNSEQLEDNEEEAEDVDLETFQHRNFFNDEDDDWH